In the genome of Olsenella profusa DSM 13989, one region contains:
- the lgt gene encoding prolipoprotein diacylglyceryl transferase yields the protein MWLDKLYHTLNPVAFQLGPLAVRWYGIAYVAGFVVAGIIIWRTARRWKLDLSSDDVMSAVIGVAIGIIVGARLGYVLFYGAGYYLANPLKALAFNEGGMSFHGGLAGGLVGGSIACRALRISIPTMCDLAVIGAPWGLFFGRCANFINGELWGKPTDLPWGVMFSDSGGGAVYRHPSQLYEAILEGLVLFAVLYALSRRYPPRPQGTFMGAFLVLYGCFRFLIEFVRLPDAQLGYLLGTNWLTMGQCLSMPLVLVGMGILAASRKQRRPQEGTVA from the coding sequence ATGTGGCTTGACAAGCTCTATCACACGCTCAATCCCGTTGCCTTTCAGCTGGGGCCCCTCGCTGTCCGCTGGTACGGGATCGCCTACGTGGCGGGCTTCGTCGTCGCTGGCATCATCATCTGGCGCACGGCCCGCCGCTGGAAGCTCGACCTCTCCTCCGATGACGTCATGAGCGCCGTCATCGGCGTGGCCATCGGCATCATCGTCGGCGCACGCCTCGGTTACGTGCTCTTTTACGGGGCGGGATACTACCTTGCCAATCCCCTCAAGGCGCTTGCCTTCAACGAGGGTGGCATGAGCTTCCACGGTGGCCTGGCAGGAGGGCTTGTCGGGGGATCCATCGCATGCAGGGCCCTGCGCATCTCCATCCCCACCATGTGCGATCTCGCCGTCATTGGCGCGCCGTGGGGCCTCTTCTTCGGACGCTGCGCAAACTTCATCAACGGCGAGCTGTGGGGAAAGCCGACGGACCTGCCGTGGGGCGTCATGTTCTCTGACAGTGGCGGCGGCGCGGTGTATCGGCATCCGTCGCAGCTCTATGAGGCCATCCTCGAGGGCCTGGTGCTCTTTGCGGTGCTCTATGCGCTCTCGCGCAGGTACCCGCCACGTCCCCAGGGTACGTTCATGGGTGCCTTCCTCGTGCTGTATGGCTGCTTCAGGTTCCTCATCGAGTTCGTGCGCCTGCCGGACGCGCAGCTTGGGTACCTGCTGGGAACCAACTGGCTCACGATGGGGCAGTGCCTGTCCATGCCGCTTGTGCTGGTGGGCATGGGCATCTTGGCTGCCTCACGCAAACAGCGTCGGCCCCAGGAGGGCACGGTGGCATAG
- a CDS encoding NifU family protein, whose amino-acid sequence MAENETGADARQAEHPKVNRELLEATIGVIRQSLQADGGDVELVALDEDTGVVTLEMQGACAGCPMSAYDMSEGIERILQEHVPGVTRVEPAMAW is encoded by the coding sequence ATGGCAGAGAACGAGACGGGCGCGGATGCCCGGCAGGCCGAGCATCCCAAGGTCAACCGCGAGCTGCTGGAGGCGACCATTGGCGTGATTCGCCAGAGCCTCCAGGCGGACGGTGGGGACGTCGAGCTGGTGGCGCTTGACGAGGACACGGGTGTGGTCACGCTCGAGATGCAGGGGGCATGTGCCGGTTGCCCCATGTCTGCCTACGACATGAGCGAGGGCATCGAGCGTATTCTGCAGGAGCACGTCCCGGGCGTCACGCGTGTCGAGCCGGCCATGGCCTGGTAG
- a CDS encoding U32 family peptidase encodes MRFRDTHAVPELLAPAGGPEPFNAALAAGADAIYCALGNDFNARRSAHNFTCETFEAACRAAHLADVRVYVTVNVVIRTCEMPRVLALVRKAWLLGADAFIIQDWGLLFEIRHRFPQMECHISTQANIHDARATAWCRELGVERVTLSRELSVPEMARIAQEGVELESFGHGALCFCYSGICMMSSLAKGRSANRGMCAQPCRLPYQLVDEDGASISAPGRRLPLCPKDYCTIEDLPRLAQAGLGSLKVEGRMKAPDYVCSVVSAYRAQLDDLAAGRLPTDVEEAERHQRLRRAFNRDFTHAYLDGTSDDDMMSYERSNNRGELVGIVVATRDLGGGRVRRGGANGGRERLRFKTFAEVDIRLDRSVGEGDLLEVRPMDDPTQFLTTHVPADARVGETICCKTVRPMAAGCPVRVIRSQAAMDEAARVATGDDRYKRPVRVRVEARLGQPFVVELACVDGGATARAEGFVVEAARTRAVTREDLVEHVGRMGQSPFVPVAFEVEVDEGCGMGFSAVHGVRAKACRLLEETILSPSSAAVREEGLARVPDGEDLATHLRFVRREAGLAAPSVSRAAEVCALVPTPVLAQAAVTAGATRLYATPDACEEARRQDAAWPEGITVVPWLDEVCREPDHQRLDPLVEQGAPCAVGNMSELVLALERGSLPEVRECIPAHNESTLVALEQAGAKGLWLSPELTLEEACALGKASSVPCGLIVSGRLRAMTSEHCVLQTTGRCIHDCASCALRSRRLSLRDRAGALLPVRTDLAGRSHIYAARPLDATPEIGELIAAGVSRLMVDCTLLSEREAALEVERVGRAVRAAAAGRKPARRLARATSGHLHEPIE; translated from the coding sequence GTGCGCTTTCGCGATACCCATGCCGTTCCGGAGCTGCTCGCGCCCGCTGGTGGCCCCGAGCCGTTCAATGCCGCCCTCGCCGCCGGTGCGGATGCCATCTACTGCGCCCTGGGCAACGACTTCAATGCCCGTCGCAGCGCGCACAACTTCACCTGTGAGACCTTCGAGGCCGCCTGCCGCGCGGCCCATCTTGCGGACGTGCGCGTGTACGTGACGGTCAACGTGGTCATCCGTACGTGCGAGATGCCCCGTGTGCTCGCCCTGGTGCGCAAGGCGTGGCTGCTGGGTGCGGACGCCTTCATCATCCAGGACTGGGGCCTGCTCTTTGAGATACGCCACCGCTTTCCCCAAATGGAATGCCACATCTCCACGCAGGCCAACATTCACGACGCCCGTGCCACGGCATGGTGTCGGGAGCTTGGGGTGGAGCGCGTGACCCTCTCGCGCGAGCTCTCCGTGCCCGAGATGGCGCGCATCGCCCAGGAGGGCGTCGAGCTCGAGAGCTTTGGGCATGGCGCACTCTGCTTCTGCTATTCCGGCATCTGCATGATGAGCTCGCTTGCCAAAGGGCGCTCCGCCAACCGTGGCATGTGCGCGCAGCCCTGTCGCCTGCCCTACCAGCTGGTGGACGAGGACGGCGCGAGCATCTCGGCGCCGGGACGTCGCCTGCCCCTGTGTCCCAAGGACTACTGCACCATCGAGGACCTGCCGCGCCTTGCCCAGGCGGGCCTGGGCTCGCTCAAGGTGGAGGGTCGCATGAAGGCCCCGGACTACGTGTGCTCCGTCGTCTCCGCCTATCGTGCGCAGCTGGATGACCTGGCGGCAGGCCGCCTTCCCACCGATGTGGAAGAGGCTGAGCGCCACCAGCGGCTGCGTCGCGCCTTCAACCGCGACTTCACGCACGCCTACCTGGACGGGACGTCCGACGACGACATGATGAGCTACGAGCGCTCCAACAATCGTGGCGAGCTGGTGGGGATCGTCGTGGCCACGCGTGACCTCGGTGGTGGCCGCGTACGTCGCGGCGGTGCCAACGGCGGACGCGAGCGGTTGAGGTTCAAGACCTTTGCCGAGGTGGACATCAGGCTGGACAGGTCGGTGGGGGAGGGTGACCTGCTCGAGGTGCGCCCGATGGACGACCCCACGCAGTTCCTGACGACCCATGTCCCGGCGGACGCCCGTGTGGGTGAGACCATCTGCTGCAAGACCGTGCGCCCCATGGCCGCAGGTTGCCCCGTGCGCGTCATCCGCTCACAGGCGGCCATGGACGAGGCGGCGCGCGTTGCCACAGGGGATGACCGGTACAAGAGGCCCGTGCGCGTACGCGTGGAGGCCCGCCTGGGCCAACCGTTCGTGGTGGAGCTTGCCTGCGTGGATGGCGGGGCCACGGCCCGTGCGGAGGGCTTTGTGGTGGAGGCGGCGCGCACCAGGGCCGTCACGCGCGAGGACCTCGTGGAGCATGTGGGCCGCATGGGCCAGAGCCCCTTTGTGCCGGTTGCCTTCGAGGTCGAGGTGGACGAGGGCTGCGGCATGGGCTTCTCGGCCGTGCATGGGGTGCGTGCCAAGGCCTGCCGCCTGCTCGAGGAGACGATCCTGTCGCCCAGCTCGGCCGCGGTGCGCGAGGAGGGCCTCGCCCGCGTGCCTGACGGGGAGGACCTTGCCACTCACCTGCGCTTCGTGCGCAGGGAGGCCGGCCTTGCCGCTCCCAGTGTTTCGCGTGCGGCAGAGGTGTGCGCGCTGGTGCCCACGCCCGTCCTGGCTCAAGCGGCCGTGACCGCAGGGGCGACGCGCCTCTATGCGACGCCGGATGCGTGCGAGGAAGCCCGACGGCAAGACGCTGCGTGGCCGGAGGGCATCACGGTTGTGCCCTGGCTCGACGAGGTGTGCCGCGAGCCCGACCACCAGCGGCTCGATCCGCTGGTGGAGCAAGGTGCGCCCTGCGCCGTGGGCAACATGAGCGAACTTGTGCTCGCGCTCGAGCGTGGCTCCCTGCCCGAGGTGCGCGAGTGCATTCCCGCACACAACGAGAGCACCCTCGTCGCTCTGGAGCAGGCGGGGGCCAAGGGCCTCTGGCTCTCTCCCGAGCTGACGCTGGAGGAGGCCTGTGCGCTGGGCAAGGCGTCATCCGTGCCGTGTGGCCTCATCGTGAGCGGCCGCCTGCGCGCCATGACCAGCGAGCATTGCGTGCTGCAGACGACGGGTCGCTGCATCCACGACTGCGCCAGCTGCGCGCTGCGCTCCAGGCGCCTCTCCCTGCGCGACCGTGCTGGCGCGCTCCTGCCCGTGCGCACGGACCTCGCGGGCAGGAGCCACATCTACGCGGCTCGTCCACTGGACGCCACGCCCGAGATCGGAGAGCTCATCGCGGCGGGCGTCTCTCGCCTGATGGTGGATTGCACGCTGCTCTCGGAGCGGGAGGCGGCCCTTGAGGTGGAGCGCGTGGGGCGTGCGGTGCGCGCTGCGGCGGCTGGCAGGAAGCCTGCACGTCGGTTGGCGCGTGCCACGTCAGGGCACCTCCATGAGCCCATCGAATGA